A genome region from Staphylococcus capitis subsp. capitis includes the following:
- a CDS encoding SGNH/GDSL hydrolase family protein, with amino-acid sequence MYKAKMLLNEVPTMLKSLKNIFNIINGNKDYYNPKLDMKKDDDNLNGKKIIFLGSSITYGAASKGISFVEYLTTEYEVKGIKEAKSGTTLAGKNKNSYLNRLRKLNFVNTKIDAVVCQLSTNDARFGYEIGEMSQSFNLESFDTETTLGAIEYIIKYVQTKWCCPVIFYTCIRENDVTYKQLVNHLYRLKTKWDIHIIDVYNNDELNKLAKSDKEMMADDSHPTKKGYRYLYTPILVKQLDEIL; translated from the coding sequence ATGTATAAAGCAAAAATGTTATTGAATGAAGTACCAACTATGTTGAAGTCTTTAAAAAATATTTTCAATATAATCAATGGTAATAAAGACTATTATAATCCCAAACTTGATATGAAAAAAGATGACGATAATCTTAATGGGAAAAAAATAATCTTCTTAGGATCTTCTATAACTTATGGGGCGGCTTCGAAAGGGATTTCTTTTGTTGAATATCTTACAACAGAATATGAAGTGAAGGGAATTAAAGAGGCTAAATCTGGAACAACATTAGCTGGAAAAAATAAAAATAGTTATTTAAATCGACTAAGAAAATTAAACTTTGTGAATACCAAAATTGATGCTGTTGTATGTCAGTTATCTACTAATGATGCAAGATTTGGTTATGAAATAGGTGAAATGAGTCAGTCTTTTAATCTTGAAAGTTTTGATACTGAGACAACATTAGGTGCGATTGAATATATTATTAAGTATGTTCAGACTAAATGGTGTTGTCCAGTCATTTTTTATACTTGTATTAGAGAAAATGATGTGACTTACAAGCAATTAGTTAATCATCTTTATCGGCTTAAAACAAAATGGGATATACATATTATTGATGTTTATAATAATGATGAACTTAATAAATTAGCTAAAAGTGATAAAGAAATGATGGCAGATGATTCTCATCCAACCAAAAAAGGATACCGTTACTTGTATACGCCTATTTTAGTAAAACAATTAGATGAGATATTATAG
- a CDS encoding IS6 family transposase (programmed frameshift) produces the protein MNYFRYKQFNKDVITVAVGYYLRYALSYRNISEILRERGVNVHYSTVYRWVQEYAPILYQIWKKKHKKPYYKWRIDETYIKIKGKWSYLYRAIDAEGHTLDIWLRKQRDNHSAYAFIKRLIKKFGKPQKVVTDQAPSTKVAMAKVIKAFKLKPDCHCTSKYLNNLIEQDHRHIKVRKTRYQSINTAKNTLKGIECIYALYKKNRRSLQIYGFSPCHEISIMLAS, from the exons ATGAACTATTTCAGATATAAACAATTTAACAAGGATGTTATCACTGTAGCCGTTGGCTACTATCTAAGATATGCATTGAGTTATCGTAATATATCTGAAATATTAAGGGAACGTGGTGTAAACGTTCATTATTCAACGGTCTACCGTTGGGTTCAAGAATATGCCCCAATTTTATATCAAATTTGGAAGAAGAAGCATAAAAAGC CTTATTACAAATGGCGTATTGATGAAACGTACATCAAAATAAAAGGAAAATGGAGCTATTTATATCGTGCTATTGATGCAGAGGGACATACATTAGATATTTGGTTGCGTAAGCAACGAGATAATCATTCAGCATATGCGTTTATCAAACGTCTCATTAAAAAATTTGGAAAACCTCAAAAGGTAGTTACAGATCAGGCACCTTCAACGAAGGTAGCAATGGCTAAAGTAATTAAAGCTTTTAAACTTAAACCTGACTGTCATTGTACATCGAAATATCTGAATAACCTCATTGAACAAGATCACCGTCATATTAAAGTAAGAAAGACAAGATATCAAAGTATCAATACGGCAAAGAATACTTTAAAAGGTATTGAATGTATTTACGCTCTATATAAAAAGAACCGCAGGTCTCTTCAGATCTACGGATTTTCCCCATGCCACGAAATTAGCATCATGCTAGCAAGTTAA
- a CDS encoding cold-shock protein, with protein sequence MNNGTVKWFNSEKGFGFIERENGGDVFVHFSAIVEDGYKSLEEGQNVEFDIVEGERGEQAANVVKM encoded by the coding sequence ATGAATAACGGTACAGTTAAATGGTTTAATTCAGAAAAAGGCTTTGGATTTATTGAAAGAGAAAATGGTGGAGATGTATTCGTTCATTTCTCAGCAATCGTAGAAGACGGTTACAAATCTTTAGAAGAAGGCCAAAACGTTGAATTCGACATCGTTGAAGGCGAACGTGGTGAACAAGCAGCAAACGTTGTTAAAATGTAA